The genomic segment CAATTGCTTATTTGGCAGACAAAGGTTATGATCCGCATTTTGGAGCAAGACCCGTAAAACGTGTCGTTCAGAGAGAAGTTTTAAATCAATTGTCAAAAGAGATTTTGGCAGGAAATATTACAACAGACAGCATTATTTTATTAGATGCATTTGATGGAAAATTGGTTTTTAGAAACCAGACACACAAAGTTTAATAGTTATTTGTTTAGTTAATTATTAAATCGGAGAAGCATCAGTCGCAAGACTGATGCTTTTTTTATATCCGTAAATAATGAAACTTTTTGTGTAATTCTTATAACAATAAATTTTGAAGAAAACTTGAATTTTAAAATTATAAAAATCAGCAAATTATTAATTTAAAAACAAAAAAACATGAACAATATATTTAGAGGTTTACTGGCAGGATATGGAGCGAAAAAATTAGGCGGAGGCTGTTTCGGAACCATTATAGTTTTTATCATTCTTTGGGTATTATTAGGACAGTGCAGTTAAAAATTAAATCCCCTTATCGTTAAAGAGATTAGGATAAAAAGTCTTAGATTCGCACAACTAAATTTTAAAACAAAAAATAAAATAATGGCATCAGGTTTTTTCGTACTATTAGACGATATAGCAGCAATTATGGACGATGTTGCGGTAATGAGTAAAGTTGCAGCAAAGAAAACAGCAGGAATTTTGGGAGATGATTTAGCCGTAAATGCCGAAAAGGCTTCCGGGTTTGCATCATCAAGAGAACTTCCGGTTTTGTGGGCAATCAGCAAAGGTTCATTATTAAACAAAGTAATAATTCTTCCAATTGCATTTGTATTAAGTGCATTTTTTCCTATTGCAATTATTGTAATTTTGGTTCTGGGAGGTCTTTTTCTGGCTTATGAAGGGGCAGAAAAAATTTACGAATTTATTTTTCCTCATGAACATGAAGAGTCAGAAGGGATTACCGAAGAAACACTTACTGAAGAACAAATCCTGGAAGCAGAAAAAGGTAAAATAAAATCAGCAATTGTAACCGACTTCATATTATCTGTAGAAATCGTAATTATCGCCCTTGGAACTGTTATTGGTAAACCTATCATGCAGCAAATCATTGTAACTTCAATAATAGCTGTAGTAGCAACGATCGGGGTTTATGGTATCGTGGCTCTTATCGTGCGAATGGATGAAGCTGGGTACAAACTGATTAAATTTAGTAAAAGAGAAAAAAGTATCTCAAAATTTATTGGAAATATTTTAGTAAAAGCGCTTCCGTTAGTAATTAAAAGTTTAACAGTTATTGGTACAATTGCTTTAATATTAGTTGCCGGAGGTATTTTTGTGCATTACATTCCTTATTTTCATCATTTATCAGAAGAAATAAATATTCCTGCTATTATTAAGGAATTTGTTGTTGGGCTGGGTTTAGGGTTTGTTACTTTAGCAATTATAAATCTATTAAAAAAGCTTTTCAAAAAGAAAGAGACTACAGCTTAAAAAAAATGTTTTTTGCAATTAATTATTTCATATAAGTCTAACTTTTTACAATTATATAAAAATAAAAAATCAGACACAAAATTTTTAATTCAAAAAGTTATAATTGATTAGTATAATATTTGACGCTTTTTTTAGTTTTAAAAAAATAGCCTAAATGCAATAATTAAACTTTTAGTTAAGATAAGATGACTTTTATTTTTACGTTGTGATAAAATTTAGCATTTATTAAAGCAACCTTTGTATTTTAGCGCCATCTTAATAATAAACAATTAACTAATTTTATATGAGAATTTTTAGATTACAATCAGTTTTAGCAGTATTATTTTTAACTGTTTTTCTAGTTTCATGCAGCAGTGATGATAATAGTAAAGAAACGCCACAAACTACTTCCAGAGCAGCAAATGTTACTGCAATTAGCGGTCCGGGTACAGGAAAAGTTGGTGTTGATATTAATTTTGATATTTCTTATACTGTTGATAATGCTTGTGGCCAATTTGATAGAATTGGTGATACTTCTATAGGTAAAGAAGAAGGATTTCAAGTAGAAGCAAAATATCCTATAGAAACTTGTGCAAACCAAACACCTACAGCTTTGCATACAGTTTATACATTTTCTCCAATTGCAAAAGGAACTTTTGAAATCAAATTCAGAAAATCGGAAACAGAATTCCTTATTAAAAAAGTCGTTATCGAATAATTTAAACATAATTCTGAGGTATAAAACCATTTTACAAAGATTTGAAATTTTAAATCTTTGTAAAATGGTTTTTCTTTTTTGATAGAACTATATGTAGTTATATAAAACTTATGGCCTTTGTCATTCCTTCAAAAATTACTATTTTTGCACTCTAAATTTTATGTCATGTCGAAAAGAAAATATAAAATATCGGTAATTCAGTTAAATCTGAATGATGTAGCCGAAAACAATTTGAAAAAATGTATCAGCTGGGTAAGAGATGCTGCAAGTCAGGGAGCTGAGGTTATCTTACTGCCTGAATTATATAGCAGTCACTATTTCTGCCAAAGCGAAGACGTAGATAATTTTGCATTAGCAGAACCACTTTACAGTACTTCATTTATTGCTTTTAGCGAACTGGCAAAAGAATTAGGAGTTGTAATTATTGTTCCTTTCTTCGAAAAAAGAATGGCGGGAATTTACCATAACAGTGCGTATATCATCGATACAGATGGTACAGAAGCTGGTTTATACCGCAAAATGCACATTCCGGACGATCCGCATTTTTATGAAAAATTTTATTTCACGCCAGGTGATTTAGGATTTCAGGCAATCGAAACTAAAAAAGGAACAGTTGGAACTTTAATCTGCTGGGATCAATGGTATCCGGAAGCTGCAAGAATTACAGCTTTAAAAGGAGCTGAGGTGTTATTTTATCCAACGGCAATTGGATGGCATCCAAAAGAAAAAGAACAATACGGAGAAAACCAATACGGTGCATGGATGAATGTTATGAAAGGACATGCTGTAGCAAATGGTGTTTTCGTAGCAGCTGCAAACCGTATCGGACTTGAAAAGTATATTGAAGGAACTGAAGGAATCCAATTTTGGGGAGCATCATTTATTGCTGGACCACAAGGAGAAATTTTAGCTCAGGCTTCTCATGATAAAGAAGAAATCTTAATTGCTGAGGTTGATTTAGATTTACAGGAAAATGTTCGTCAAAACTGGCCATTCTTCAGAGATAGAAGAATTGATGCTTTTGGAGACATAACAAAAAGAGCAATCGATAAATAATTATTTATTTTGATATAAAACAAAAAGGCGGTTTCAAAATTATTGAAACCGCCTTTTTTAATCTATATATAATTTACTTCACTTGGAAAGTAACTCTTCTCACGATCTGACGTGCCTCTTTAGAATTTTTGTTTACCGAAGTGTCTTCTCCGTTAGCAACAACATTTAGTCTTGAAGCGTCAATTCCTGCATTAACAGCAACTTTTTTCACAGCTTCAGCTCTTTTTCTTGATAATTCAGTATTATAACTTGTTTTTCCAATTTCATCTGCATAACCAATAATATCAGCTGATTTTCCAGGATTATTTTTAAGATATTTTACTAAGAAATCAACACCGGATAAAGAAGCATTTGTAGGTTTAGATGAATTAAAATCGAAATAAACATTTACGTATCCTCCATTAATTAATTCTTCAACAGTATTATTAGTAGCTCCGTTACCTTTCTTTTCGTACGTTTTATCTAAATAGCTTTCCAATTCATCCGGCACACCATTTTGATTATTATCAATAGATTGTCCTTTCGTATTTACAGCAACTCCTGCAATTGTGTTTGGCTCTAAATCATACAAATCAGCAACTCCGTCTTTGTCAGTATCAATAAGATTAGTTTCGATAGTGGTAACTCTGTCTTCTAATTTGTTTAATCTTTCATTTTCTTCAGAATACCAGTCAGCATGTTTTTCATTCTTACCTAAATAGAAAGTCAAACCAACAGAAGCATTTAGTAAAATCCCGTCAAAAGAACCTGTAGTAGTATTTCCCATTCCGTCAAAATTCCAGTTTTGTCTTCCATTAATAATTCCGGTAAGATCACCTGTCAATGCCACTCTGTTGCTCAACTTAATTTGCCCGGTTAAACCAGCAATTCCGTGTGCCATATAATCTTGTCCGCCAAAACCAGTTTCAGTACTAATTTGCGAAACTCCAAAACCTCCATGTGCCAAAATACCAATTGTATTCGTCCAGCTTTCAAAATTCAAAG from the Flavobacterium sp. genome contains:
- a CDS encoding DUF808 domain-containing protein produces the protein MASGFFVLLDDIAAIMDDVAVMSKVAAKKTAGILGDDLAVNAEKASGFASSRELPVLWAISKGSLLNKVIILPIAFVLSAFFPIAIIVILVLGGLFLAYEGAEKIYEFIFPHEHEESEGITEETLTEEQILEAEKGKIKSAIVTDFILSVEIVIIALGTVIGKPIMQQIIVTSIIAVVATIGVYGIVALIVRMDEAGYKLIKFSKREKSISKFIGNILVKALPLVIKSLTVIGTIALILVAGGIFVHYIPYFHHLSEEINIPAIIKEFVVGLGLGFVTLAIINLLKKLFKKKETTA
- a CDS encoding carbon-nitrogen hydrolase, with protein sequence MSKRKYKISVIQLNLNDVAENNLKKCISWVRDAASQGAEVILLPELYSSHYFCQSEDVDNFALAEPLYSTSFIAFSELAKELGVVIIVPFFEKRMAGIYHNSAYIIDTDGTEAGLYRKMHIPDDPHFYEKFYFTPGDLGFQAIETKKGTVGTLICWDQWYPEAARITALKGAEVLFYPTAIGWHPKEKEQYGENQYGAWMNVMKGHAVANGVFVAAANRIGLEKYIEGTEGIQFWGASFIAGPQGEILAQASHDKEEILIAEVDLDLQENVRQNWPFFRDRRIDAFGDITKRAIDK
- a CDS encoding OmpA family protein, which codes for MKKKLASVSLLLLAFAANAQMTTTSTKPAVDQPEYNKWSIELNGGVNKPTRAMTPGYATESLNLFHGDLGVRYMFNPKFGVKLDVGYDQFKEKSNTPDFESRYVRASLQGVINVGRALNFESWTNTIGILAHGGFGVSQISTETGFGGQDYMAHGIAGLTGQIKLSNRVALTGDLTGIINGRQNWNFDGMGNTTTGSFDGILLNASVGLTFYLGKNEKHADWYSEENERLNKLEDRVTTIETNLIDTDKDGVADLYDLEPNTIAGVAVNTKGQSIDNNQNGVPDELESYLDKTYEKKGNGATNNTVEELINGGYVNVYFDFNSSKPTNASLSGVDFLVKYLKNNPGKSADIIGYADEIGKTSYNTELSRKRAEAVKKVAVNAGIDASRLNVVANGEDTSVNKNSKEARQIVRRVTFQVK